The following coding sequences are from one bacterium SCSIO 12741 window:
- a CDS encoding single-stranded DNA-binding protein: MNTLKNKVILIGRLGKDPEIRQLNDQTKLARFSLATSEKYLDRSGHAQKDTQWHHVVAWNGIATLVENYVHKGQEIAVEGRLRYRQYQGRDGIKKTATEIVVHELMMLRSPKTAYLPLSQVQEPDSEDLKRYLEELEFEDSLLSEEDE; this comes from the coding sequence ATGAATACGTTGAAGAATAAAGTAATCCTAATTGGCCGACTGGGTAAAGATCCCGAAATCCGCCAATTGAACGACCAAACCAAATTAGCCCGCTTTAGTCTGGCCACCTCCGAAAAATACCTCGATCGATCCGGGCATGCCCAAAAAGATACCCAATGGCACCACGTGGTAGCTTGGAACGGGATCGCCACCCTGGTTGAAAATTATGTACACAAAGGGCAGGAAATTGCCGTTGAGGGGCGCTTACGCTATCGGCAATACCAAGGAAGAGATGGGATAAAGAAAACGGCCACCGAAATAGTAGTCCATGAATTGATGATGCTACGATCTCCCAAAACAGCCTACCTCCCACTGAGTCAAGTTCAAGAGCCTGATAGTGAAGACCTAAAAAGGTATCTGGAGGAGTTGGAATTTGAGGATTCGCTTCTTTCTGAGGAAGACGAGTAG